One genomic segment of Planctomycetia bacterium includes these proteins:
- the ribB gene encoding 3,4-dihydroxy-2-butanone-4-phosphate synthase yields the protein MLEVPHRFSSIDEAVAAMGRGEVVIVVDDEDRENEGDFICAAEKVTPEIVNFMITHGRGQVCMPVLPDICERLRLDPIVDVNTSPTGTPYTIPVDHRSVRTGIEAQERARTIQAIVDPTSKPSDFVRPGHLYPLRAKEGGVLRRAGHTEATVDLVRLTGMTPAGVLCEILDEQGNRANRDQLFAIAEKFGLQITSIEELIRYRRIREKLVFRQAEADLPTRYGKFRLIAYGVKHEAQEPIVLVMGDLTKVEAPLVRLHSSCFTGDLLGSLRCDCGDQLQMALERIGEAGTGVLVYLPQEGRGIGLIEKVKAYALQDQGLDTVEANLALGYKADPRDYGVGIQLLKDLGLRKVRLLTNNPKKTDAFIYGGFDLEVVDQVPIMPPIHEHNARYMATKRDKLGHTLPAE from the coding sequence ATGCTCGAAGTGCCGCACCGTTTTTCCAGTATCGACGAAGCCGTGGCCGCGATGGGCCGGGGCGAGGTGGTCATCGTTGTTGACGACGAGGACCGCGAGAACGAAGGGGACTTTATCTGCGCTGCGGAGAAAGTTACGCCCGAGATCGTCAACTTCATGATCACGCACGGCCGCGGCCAGGTCTGCATGCCGGTGCTGCCGGATATCTGCGAACGGCTCCGGCTCGACCCGATCGTCGACGTGAACACGAGTCCGACGGGCACGCCGTACACGATTCCGGTCGACCACCGCAGCGTCCGAACGGGCATCGAAGCCCAGGAGCGCGCACGGACAATCCAAGCAATCGTCGACCCTACGAGCAAACCGAGCGACTTTGTCCGCCCGGGGCATCTGTATCCGCTGCGGGCCAAAGAAGGGGGCGTGCTGCGCCGCGCTGGGCACACCGAGGCGACCGTCGACCTGGTCCGCCTGACCGGCATGACGCCGGCCGGCGTGTTGTGCGAAATCCTCGACGAACAGGGCAATCGCGCGAATCGCGATCAATTGTTCGCGATTGCGGAAAAGTTTGGGCTGCAAATCACGTCGATCGAAGAATTGATTCGCTATCGCCGCATCCGCGAGAAGCTGGTCTTCCGCCAGGCGGAGGCCGATCTGCCGACGCGGTACGGCAAGTTCCGGCTCATCGCCTACGGCGTGAAGCACGAAGCGCAAGAACCGATCGTGTTGGTGATGGGCGACCTCACGAAGGTCGAGGCGCCGCTGGTGCGGTTGCATTCCTCTTGCTTCACCGGCGACCTGCTAGGTTCGCTGCGCTGCGACTGTGGCGATCAATTACAGATGGCGCTCGAGCGCATCGGCGAGGCCGGTACCGGCGTGCTGGTTTATTTGCCACAGGAAGGGCGCGGCATTGGCTTGATTGAAAAGGTCAAAGCCTACGCGCTGCAAGATCAAGGGCTGGATACCGTCGAGGCCAACCTGGCGCTCGGATATAAAGCTGACCCGCGCGACTACGGCGTGGGCATTCAGTTGCTGAAAGACCTGGGCCTGCGCAAGGTGCGGTTACTGACGAACAACCCGAAGAAGACGGACGCCTTTATCTACGGGGGCTTCGACCTAGAAGTGGTCGATCAGGTGCCGATTATGCCGCCGATCCACGAACACAATGCGCGGTATATGGCGACGAAGCGCGACAAGTTGGGGCATACGCTGCCGGCGGAGTGA
- a CDS encoding 4Fe-4S binding protein, with protein MSTADLESKLSARLGDEELSAARLETLQIFAQMKRRPNFGAKADSIVLRKFSAVDPDDAIICRQGEAGYTAFYILTTEDLLDLRRGQLEEAKAQPNALRLAWLEREVQSLEQRAARLADKAGVNDRVAALASLSIGQAAAVAPPSGWWGKLTRALFGAASLVRDEGPRLIPIDGPSDIDRNALRAPMHEGDLFGEMSCLTRSPRSATVSVTRDWYLLEFTRDVLDQMQRDEGYKSRMDAIYRDRVLAGHLRRLSLFEYLSDAQFAELCQQVELINFQPGEIVFDEHEPSDCIYVVRSGLVKVLKNVSSLVRAEELTPSVCKQVVAQLTAEAVPDSAIGKVLKLLPAAHKQPGETAADVAAALNALIKLPTLPAVFGKKLPDILKAISSDTLTALAAQFDDDPKAWPEVELRRFNRALVAAALPGTITARPTASGPRRTLAYLTRGDFLGEMGVMSGEARSATCVAFDHPDSGQKEAKGPAGIAPPRVELVKIDAQTFHALAKKTPALQARVQQVVTERTKDTSERVAAVPGEARAPVQSSPRYEELGLFQGQKLMLIDLDRCTRCGDCVQACINTHADGRTRLYLDGPRFGRFLVPLTCRECLDPVCMIGCPVGAINRGDNGQIVIRDWCIGCSLCAEQCPYGSIQMHGLFNWEKPKAAEGAPDAEKEKEKELSRAVVCDLCSTLPGQSPACVTHCPHDAAIRIDARSEIAAAVSRR; from the coding sequence ATGTCCACCGCTGACCTCGAAAGCAAACTCTCCGCGCGGCTCGGCGACGAAGAACTGTCCGCTGCGCGGTTGGAGACTTTGCAGATCTTTGCGCAGATGAAACGGCGGCCGAATTTTGGGGCGAAGGCGGATTCGATCGTCTTGCGGAAATTCAGCGCGGTCGATCCCGACGACGCGATCATCTGCCGCCAAGGTGAGGCGGGCTATACGGCCTTCTATATCCTCACGACCGAAGACCTGCTCGACCTGCGCCGCGGTCAACTAGAAGAGGCCAAGGCGCAACCGAATGCACTGCGGCTCGCCTGGCTGGAACGCGAAGTTCAATCGTTGGAGCAGCGCGCAGCGCGGCTGGCGGACAAGGCCGGCGTGAATGATCGCGTAGCGGCGCTCGCGAGCTTGTCCATTGGTCAGGCGGCCGCCGTCGCGCCGCCAAGCGGTTGGTGGGGAAAACTAACGCGAGCCCTGTTTGGCGCGGCTTCACTCGTCCGGGATGAGGGACCGCGGCTGATCCCCATCGACGGCCCGAGCGACATCGATCGCAACGCCCTCCGCGCCCCGATGCACGAAGGAGACTTGTTCGGCGAGATGAGTTGCCTGACCCGCAGTCCGCGCTCTGCGACGGTGTCGGTGACGCGAGATTGGTATCTGCTGGAATTCACGCGCGACGTGCTCGATCAGATGCAGCGCGACGAAGGCTACAAATCGCGAATGGACGCGATCTATCGCGATCGGGTGCTGGCCGGACATTTGCGACGGCTGTCGTTGTTCGAGTACCTATCGGATGCACAATTCGCCGAGCTGTGCCAGCAAGTTGAGTTGATCAACTTCCAGCCGGGCGAGATCGTCTTTGACGAGCACGAGCCCTCGGATTGCATCTACGTCGTCCGCAGCGGCCTCGTCAAAGTGCTCAAGAACGTCTCCTCGCTCGTGCGCGCGGAAGAGTTGACGCCGTCGGTCTGCAAGCAAGTCGTGGCACAACTCACGGCCGAAGCCGTGCCCGACAGTGCCATCGGCAAGGTGCTGAAACTACTCCCCGCGGCGCACAAGCAACCCGGCGAAACGGCGGCCGATGTGGCCGCAGCGCTCAATGCTTTGATCAAGTTGCCCACGCTCCCGGCCGTGTTTGGCAAGAAACTGCCGGACATTTTGAAGGCGATCAGTAGCGACACGTTGACGGCCCTCGCCGCACAGTTCGACGATGATCCCAAGGCCTGGCCCGAGGTGGAACTGCGGCGATTCAATCGCGCACTCGTCGCGGCCGCGCTTCCCGGCACGATTACCGCTCGCCCTACGGCCTCCGGTCCGCGCCGCACGCTGGCCTATCTCACGCGCGGCGATTTCCTCGGCGAGATGGGCGTCATGTCCGGCGAGGCGCGGAGCGCCACCTGCGTCGCGTTCGACCATCCGGACAGCGGCCAAAAAGAAGCGAAGGGCCCCGCCGGAATCGCGCCGCCGCGCGTCGAGTTGGTGAAGATTGACGCCCAGACATTTCACGCCCTCGCGAAAAAAACGCCCGCTCTGCAAGCGCGCGTGCAGCAAGTCGTCACGGAACGAACGAAGGATACTAGCGAGCGTGTCGCGGCTGTGCCTGGAGAAGCCCGGGCGCCGGTGCAATCTTCGCCGCGGTACGAAGAGCTAGGGCTATTCCAGGGCCAGAAGTTGATGCTGATCGACCTCGATCGCTGCACGCGCTGCGGCGATTGCGTGCAGGCCTGCATCAACACGCACGCCGACGGGCGGACGCGGCTGTATCTCGACGGCCCGCGCTTCGGGCGTTTTCTGGTTCCTTTGACGTGTCGCGAGTGCCTGGATCCGGTCTGTATGATTGGTTGCCCGGTGGGGGCGATCAATCGCGGCGACAACGGCCAGATCGTGATTCGCGACTGGTGCATCGGCTGTTCGCTCTGCGCGGAGCAATGTCCTTACGGCTCGATCCAAATGCACGGCCTCTTCAATTGGGAAAAACCCAAAGCGGCCGAAGGCGCCCCCGACGCGGAAAAAGAAAAAGAGAAGGAATTATCCAGGGCCGTGGTATGCGACCTGTGCAGCACGCTGCCGGGCCAATCGCCGGCCTGCGTGACTCATTGCCCGCACGACGCAGCGATCCGCATCGACGCCCGCTCCGAGATCGCCGCGGCGGTGTCCCGGCGGTAG
- a CDS encoding glycosyltransferase family 39 protein: MAALATHEKATEVARSPWPSLTPPASFRLRLLSGGADAIRLRWFEYALLFAFGLTLLGMNLGGARALTYHEVTFAGPAKEMLRDGNWIVPTIAGVPFTDKPPLTAWLIAGSLTLFQTDAEWAARFPSIVSAALTALMIAAMVTRWWGRQVGLLAGLIHLTTFATLMQARLAESDIHLCTTVCGAMLAFAWANVESPVGRATERWWPWVFFTCLGLSFLCKALIGPVFICGACGLYLLWSQDLRGFKFFLSPVGWMICGLLIVPWFALAVREYPPMLDNLLLHHFGRFRGHMGAHEPWYAYLYLIPLLLLPWTPFTGFALFRAVRDGSFLLPIYRLLICWVLPGLALLSISAFKAKHYTIPLLPPFVVLAAIGFSQYLAIRRSAVRLHSGWLWGAVAVGMSVATCVILAAGPRGQWGMIVAIAIAGVGLSLMIEAERRRCIDWVRRIAFGTVWCVMTCVAWGVLPAHDSYRPLAELATRINARGVQAEPIFMVRLPDNAITYYLEPRVARYDQEFDFADALANRKGSDPLYIVAPLKSRAVLAAHGRLETLDESGPVGKHGADANRAMLFRLTPDNRERMATRP; this comes from the coding sequence ATGGCAGCGCTTGCAACTCACGAGAAGGCAACCGAGGTTGCGCGTTCGCCTTGGCCTTCGTTGACGCCGCCCGCAAGTTTTCGCTTGCGGCTGCTTTCCGGCGGCGCCGACGCGATTCGCTTGCGCTGGTTCGAGTACGCGCTGCTGTTCGCCTTCGGCCTGACGCTCTTGGGCATGAATCTCGGCGGAGCTCGCGCGCTGACGTATCACGAAGTCACCTTCGCCGGGCCGGCCAAGGAAATGTTGCGCGACGGCAACTGGATCGTGCCGACGATCGCGGGCGTACCGTTCACCGACAAGCCGCCGTTGACGGCGTGGTTGATCGCGGGCTCGCTGACGCTGTTTCAAACTGACGCGGAATGGGCGGCGCGATTTCCTTCGATCGTTTCCGCCGCACTCACGGCGCTGATGATCGCCGCGATGGTCACGCGCTGGTGGGGACGCCAGGTCGGTCTCTTGGCGGGCCTGATTCATCTCACCACGTTCGCCACGTTGATGCAGGCGCGGCTGGCGGAGTCCGACATTCATCTCTGCACCACGGTCTGCGGCGCGATGCTGGCCTTCGCCTGGGCCAACGTGGAAAGTCCGGTCGGCCGCGCGACCGAACGCTGGTGGCCGTGGGTGTTCTTCACTTGCCTGGGGCTGTCGTTCTTGTGCAAGGCGTTGATCGGCCCGGTGTTTATTTGCGGCGCGTGCGGGTTGTACTTGCTGTGGAGCCAAGACTTGCGCGGCTTCAAGTTCTTTTTGAGCCCTGTCGGGTGGATGATTTGCGGGCTGCTGATCGTGCCTTGGTTCGCGCTCGCGGTGCGGGAATATCCGCCCATGCTGGACAACCTGCTGCTGCACCATTTCGGCCGCTTCCGCGGACATATGGGCGCCCATGAACCGTGGTACGCGTATCTGTATTTGATTCCGCTGTTGCTGCTGCCCTGGACGCCTTTCACGGGCTTCGCGCTGTTTCGCGCCGTGCGCGATGGATCGTTTCTGTTGCCGATCTACCGACTGCTCATCTGTTGGGTGCTGCCGGGCTTGGCGCTACTCTCCATCAGCGCGTTCAAGGCCAAGCACTACACGATTCCGCTGTTGCCGCCGTTCGTGGTGCTGGCGGCGATTGGATTCTCGCAATACCTGGCGATCCGCCGTTCCGCCGTGCGACTGCATTCTGGGTGGCTGTGGGGCGCGGTCGCAGTGGGCATGTCCGTTGCAACGTGCGTGATTCTGGCCGCCGGGCCACGCGGTCAGTGGGGCATGATCGTGGCCATCGCCATCGCGGGCGTCGGGTTGTCGCTGATGATCGAAGCGGAACGTCGTCGCTGCATCGACTGGGTTCGGCGGATTGCGTTCGGCACCGTCTGGTGCGTGATGACCTGCGTCGCTTGGGGCGTATTGCCGGCGCATGATTCCTATCGACCCTTGGCGGAATTGGCGACGCGGATCAACGCGCGCGGCGTTCAGGCCGAGCCGATCTTCATGGTCCGTCTGCCGGATAACGCGATTACCTATTACCTGGAACCGCGCGTGGCGCGCTACGACCAGGAATTCGATTTCGCCGACGCCCTCGCGAACCGCAAAGGGAGCGACCCGCTCTATATCGTCGCCCCGCTCAAATCCCGCGCCGTGCTCGCCGCGCACGGCCGCTTGGAAACGCTTGATGAATCCGGCCCCGTCGGCAAACATGGCGCCGACGCGAACCGCGCTATGCTGTTCCGCCTGACGCCGGACAACCGGGAACGCATGGCGACGCGTCCGTAG
- a CDS encoding AAA family ATPase, producing the protein MIHEFHVQNYKALRDVKLKLTPMHVLIGPNDSGKTSILEALGALCRSVEMPLGEAFQGRWTGRDLVTYGAAEPIVSFEVMTDEFQYSLQVLFHEQQRSVRTHYEQVVFNHETNEYTSRPHQSHVCQRAGEASTTSKDVEAIIRRSLGNVHQYHWKPRSLALPAAPDQRRQMRMEHSGFGLVQWLDDIAGSQPSQYLELQERLRRVFPNVVKLSLATTHAYRIVKPSADVVEQLTDQDGRGLFFHFKGVENAIPASQVSDGLLLVLAYLTILYSPQPPSVLLLEEPENGIHPERLKEVIAILRDLVAEQGHTQVIMTTHSPYLVDLFQPDEVTLCVKDENGDVRVRQFSDIEKVRKQSKVFTMGEIWTGVGDVDLANDQTAESASATENEVTTP; encoded by the coding sequence ATGATCCACGAATTTCACGTCCAAAACTACAAAGCCCTCCGCGACGTCAAGCTCAAGCTGACGCCGATGCACGTCCTGATCGGCCCAAACGACTCCGGCAAGACGAGCATTTTGGAGGCGCTGGGGGCGCTTTGCCGGAGCGTGGAGATGCCGCTTGGTGAGGCGTTTCAAGGACGCTGGACCGGCAGAGATTTAGTTACGTATGGAGCGGCCGAGCCGATCGTCAGTTTTGAAGTCATGACCGACGAATTCCAATACTCATTGCAGGTGCTATTTCACGAACAGCAGCGAAGCGTTCGTACTCATTATGAACAGGTTGTATTCAACCATGAAACTAATGAGTACACATCGCGGCCACACCAGTCACACGTGTGCCAGCGGGCCGGCGAAGCTTCTACTACCAGCAAGGATGTTGAGGCGATTATTCGTCGATCCCTTGGGAACGTTCATCAATATCACTGGAAACCTAGAAGCCTTGCATTGCCCGCCGCCCCTGACCAGCGGCGACAAATGCGGATGGAGCATTCCGGATTTGGGCTCGTTCAATGGCTCGATGACATCGCCGGAAGTCAGCCAAGTCAATACCTCGAACTTCAGGAGCGACTTCGTCGGGTTTTTCCGAACGTAGTGAAATTGAGTCTAGCGACAACGCACGCCTATCGAATCGTGAAGCCAAGCGCCGATGTTGTCGAACAGTTGACGGATCAGGATGGACGAGGTCTCTTCTTTCACTTCAAGGGCGTCGAGAATGCCATTCCCGCGTCGCAGGTGTCCGATGGCCTACTGCTTGTGCTGGCGTATCTGACGATACTCTACAGCCCGCAGCCGCCAAGTGTGTTGTTGCTGGAAGAGCCGGAGAACGGGATTCATCCTGAGCGATTGAAAGAAGTCATCGCCATCCTGCGCGACTTGGTTGCAGAACAAGGTCATACCCAGGTCATCATGACCACACATTCCCCGTACCTTGTTGACTTGTTCCAGCCTGACGAAGTGACACTTTGCGTCAAAGACGAGAATGGCGATGTTCGAGTGCGCCAGTTTTCCGACATCGAGAAGGTCAGAAAACAGAGCAAGGTCTTCACGATGGGCGAAATCTGGACTGGCGTGGGAGATGTGGACTTGGCGAATGACCAAACGGCCGAGTCTGCGTCGGCGACCGAGAACGAGGTTACCACGCCATGA
- a CDS encoding DUF4276 family protein, protein MTGLKLDVTCRPLRDSEVRVHAPVGKYQGFTRRFLGWLSFAEENNFELLIALIDEDDERQRHNEVELAQASDVFSVRRAFGVAVQAFDAWMLADEKAISKVLGTVIPKIGSPERHRNPKARFLEVREQSEVRESARELYRQIAKELDVDSLALACPKGFKPFADRLRRLSTSPSP, encoded by the coding sequence TTGACCGGATTGAAACTGGACGTCACCTGCCGGCCGTTGCGGGACAGTGAAGTTCGCGTGCATGCCCCAGTCGGCAAATATCAAGGATTTACGCGCCGGTTTCTCGGTTGGTTAAGCTTTGCGGAAGAGAACAATTTCGAGCTACTGATCGCGCTCATCGACGAGGACGACGAGCGGCAGCGGCATAATGAAGTCGAATTGGCGCAGGCTAGCGACGTTTTTTCGGTGAGACGGGCATTCGGCGTCGCCGTCCAGGCCTTCGACGCTTGGATGTTGGCCGACGAAAAGGCGATATCAAAGGTTCTAGGGACGGTCATTCCTAAGATCGGCTCACCTGAGCGCCATCGGAATCCGAAAGCTCGGTTCTTGGAAGTCCGTGAACAATCTGAGGTTCGGGAAAGCGCTCGGGAGTTATACCGCCAAATTGCCAAAGAGTTGGATGTAGATTCGTTGGCATTGGCCTGTCCCAAAGGATTCAAGCCTTTTGCTGATCGACTCCGCCGTCTTTCTACGTCTCCATCACCATGA
- a CDS encoding glycosyltransferase family 2 protein, translated as MQFATAKPAFPDERRRNASRPLISVVAPVFNEEACLPELVERLHRALGGLTDEYEIILVDDGSRDRSAEIMRRLAERDARVGYHFFSRNFGHEAATTCGLLAARGQTVVLIDADGQDPPELIPALFAQWRAGFDVVYAQRSARDGETAFTRFTSHLFYRLLKRVSDVDVPIDTGDFRLLDRAVVDAFNKLPERCRFVRGMLSWVGFRQTGVLYDRDARLGGETKYGFTKRLALAFDALCALSDAPLRWITLCGMAALLLSGGITLGVILDAIFASGVSTLGLVAAGIAMLAGVQLVSLGVVAEYVARIYRESQGRPLFVLAEERRPHADCEEADETLDSEYSQAS; from the coding sequence ATGCAGTTCGCAACAGCTAAACCGGCGTTCCCGGATGAGCGGCGGCGCAATGCGTCGCGGCCGCTGATTTCGGTCGTCGCGCCGGTTTTCAACGAAGAAGCGTGCTTACCGGAGTTGGTCGAGCGACTGCACCGCGCGCTCGGCGGACTGACCGACGAGTACGAGATTATCCTCGTCGACGACGGCAGCCGCGATCGCTCGGCGGAGATCATGCGACGCCTGGCCGAACGCGACGCCCGCGTCGGCTATCATTTCTTCAGCCGCAACTTCGGCCATGAAGCCGCCACGACCTGCGGATTGCTCGCCGCGCGCGGGCAGACCGTCGTGCTGATTGACGCCGATGGTCAGGATCCGCCGGAGCTGATTCCCGCGCTGTTCGCGCAATGGCGCGCCGGGTTCGACGTCGTGTACGCCCAGCGCAGCGCGCGGGATGGCGAAACCGCGTTCACGCGCTTCACGAGTCATTTGTTTTATCGCTTGCTCAAGCGCGTCTCGGACGTCGATGTGCCCATCGATACGGGCGACTTTCGCCTGTTGGATCGCGCCGTGGTCGATGCGTTCAACAAGCTGCCGGAGCGCTGCCGCTTTGTGCGCGGCATGTTGAGCTGGGTCGGCTTTCGCCAGACCGGCGTGTTGTACGATCGCGACGCGCGACTCGGCGGCGAAACGAAATACGGCTTCACGAAGCGCCTCGCACTGGCCTTCGACGCGTTATGCGCCTTGAGCGACGCCCCGCTGCGTTGGATCACCCTCTGCGGAATGGCGGCCCTGCTGTTGTCGGGCGGTATCACGCTCGGCGTAATCCTGGATGCGATTTTCGCCAGCGGCGTCTCAACGCTGGGCCTTGTCGCGGCCGGCATCGCCATGCTGGCTGGCGTGCAACTCGTATCGCTGGGCGTCGTGGCGGAATACGTCGCCCGCATCTACCGGGAATCGCAGGGCCGCCCGCTGTTTGTGTTGGCGGAGGAGCGGCGGCCGCATGCGGATTGCGAAGAAGCCGACGAGACGCTGGATTCCGAGTACTCTCAAGCAAGTTAG
- a CDS encoding AAA family ATPase — protein MTTATETSGFSAEFLSSILSDENFHPAEPRSIEDTGLSITFVESLVCKFLLVVGSASGRGISKQVCLPFGALEGVYQSLRSRQILVHTGSAPLSDYNYTLTEQGRERAQSFSEACAYVGPAPVPLMDYVLSVEAQTIRAESPQRDQLQKAFEGISVDQNMFESLGPAINSGAGMFLYGAPGNGKSTLAKRITMCFGQQIWVPHAVIEDGQIIKVYDAAYHEPVEEKEHSLLKSAEFDRRWVRIRRPTVVVGGEMTMDTLEIRHDPRSNVSEAPLQMKSNCGCLLVDDFGRQRIEPAELLNRWIVPLENRHDFLTLSTGKKIQVPFEQLIIFSTNLEPADLVDEAFLRRIPYKIEIGNPSLEEFHDLFRIYSKQFECEYRENVVNYLLETHYRAANRPMRRCHPRDLLGQIRNHCAYNGLPLEMRPDYFDRVVKSYFTVVINK, from the coding sequence ATGACTACCGCCACGGAGACGAGCGGGTTTTCCGCCGAGTTTCTGAGTTCGATTCTGTCGGACGAAAACTTTCATCCAGCAGAACCGCGCTCCATCGAGGACACCGGGCTCAGCATCACGTTTGTCGAGTCCTTGGTTTGCAAGTTTCTGCTCGTCGTCGGATCGGCCAGCGGTCGCGGGATCTCCAAACAGGTCTGCTTGCCGTTCGGGGCGCTGGAAGGCGTCTATCAATCATTGCGTTCACGGCAAATCCTCGTTCACACGGGGTCGGCGCCGTTGAGCGATTACAACTACACGCTGACCGAACAAGGTCGCGAGCGCGCGCAGAGTTTCTCCGAGGCCTGCGCCTATGTCGGTCCCGCGCCGGTGCCGTTGATGGACTACGTGCTCTCGGTCGAAGCTCAAACCATTCGCGCCGAAAGTCCGCAACGCGACCAGTTGCAAAAGGCGTTCGAAGGCATCTCGGTCGATCAGAACATGTTCGAGAGCCTGGGGCCGGCGATCAACTCCGGCGCCGGCATGTTTCTCTACGGCGCGCCCGGCAACGGCAAATCGACGCTCGCCAAGCGGATCACGATGTGTTTCGGCCAGCAGATCTGGGTGCCGCACGCGGTGATCGAAGACGGGCAGATCATCAAGGTCTACGATGCGGCCTACCACGAGCCGGTCGAAGAAAAGGAACACAGCCTGCTGAAGTCCGCGGAGTTCGATCGCCGCTGGGTGCGGATTCGTCGGCCGACGGTCGTCGTCGGCGGTGAAATGACGATGGACACGTTGGAGATTCGTCACGATCCGCGGAGCAACGTCAGCGAAGCGCCGCTGCAGATGAAAAGCAACTGCGGCTGCTTGTTGGTGGACGACTTCGGCCGGCAACGTATCGAGCCGGCTGAGTTGCTCAACCGCTGGATCGTCCCGCTGGAAAACCGGCACGACTTCCTCACGCTCTCCACCGGCAAGAAGATCCAGGTGCCGTTCGAGCAGTTGATTATTTTCTCGACCAACCTGGAGCCAGCCGACCTGGTGGACGAAGCGTTCCTGCGCCGCATTCCGTACAAGATCGAAATCGGCAACCCGTCCTTGGAGGAATTCCACGACCTGTTCCGGATCTACTCGAAGCAGTTCGAGTGCGAGTACCGCGAAAACGTGGTGAACTACCTTCTGGAGACGCACTACCGTGCCGCGAATCGCCCGATGCGCCGCTGCCACCCTCGCGACCTCCTGGGCCAGATTCGCAACCACTGCGCCTACAACGGGTTGCCGCTAGAAATGCGCCCGGACTACTTCGATCGCGTCGTGAAGAGCTATTTCACGGTGGTGATTAATAAGTAA